The following proteins come from a genomic window of Limnohabitans sp. 103DPR2:
- a CDS encoding ABC transporter ATP-binding protein — MSEILNVSQLRAGYGAVEVLRGVDLTVNAGETVALLGSNGAGKTTLNGVLSGLVKARSGHVNFEGQDITGWHARKVVQAGLIHVPEGRKVFPNLSVLENLSLGAFTRGRERRDANLEKIFGIFPRLRERVKQLAGTLSGGEQQMLAIGRGLMAEPQLLILDEPSLGLSPLLVEEMFTLIGQLKANGLAVLLVEQNVGQSLEIADRAYVMENGAIRFSGKPAELLASDTLRQAYLGM; from the coding sequence ATGAGCGAAATTTTGAACGTGTCACAGCTGCGCGCTGGCTATGGTGCGGTTGAGGTGTTGCGAGGCGTTGACCTGACGGTGAATGCCGGCGAAACGGTTGCCTTGCTGGGCAGCAATGGGGCGGGTAAGACCACTTTGAATGGCGTGCTGAGTGGCTTGGTCAAAGCGCGCAGCGGACACGTGAACTTTGAAGGCCAAGACATCACAGGTTGGCATGCTCGTAAAGTGGTGCAAGCTGGTTTGATTCATGTGCCAGAAGGACGCAAAGTATTTCCCAACTTAAGCGTTTTGGAAAACTTGTCTTTGGGGGCCTTCACCCGCGGCCGTGAAAGACGTGACGCCAACTTGGAAAAAATCTTTGGCATCTTTCCACGCTTGCGTGAACGAGTGAAACAACTGGCTGGCACCTTGAGCGGTGGCGAGCAACAAATGTTGGCCATTGGTCGTGGCTTGATGGCCGAGCCCCAACTCTTGATTTTGGACGAGCCATCCTTGGGTCTTTCACCTTTGTTGGTAGAAGAAATGTTCACCTTGATTGGCCAACTCAAAGCCAATGGCTTGGCTGTGCTGCTGGTGGAGCAAAACGTGGGGCAGTCGCTCGAGATTGCAGACCGTGCTTATGTGATGGAAAACGGTGCGATCCGTTTCAGCGGCAAGCCCGCAGAGTTGTTGGCCAGTGACACCTTGCGACAAGCCTACTTGGGCATGTGA
- a CDS encoding branched-chain amino acid ABC transporter permease encodes MFDASILLSALLNGLTTGAVYALIALGLTLIYGVLHIINFAHGASLMMALYGVYALKERWGVDPYVALPFMVPAMFVLGYGMQRLIINRASHGKDENILLVTLGLSIVMENLALLFFKSDTRTIDTAYTLSTVAIGPEAVQVMVSLPKLVAFAGALVVSALLIVILQRTDLGRAIRAVAKEKQGARLMGIDVEHVYAMCFGLGLACLGAAACFLLPAYYVNPQVGNGFVLVAFTVVVLGGMGSFAGALLGGLLIGVVESFGGLFLGESLGQVGIFVIFIAVLLLRPQGLFGAKT; translated from the coding sequence ATGTTTGACGCCAGCATTTTGCTGTCCGCTTTGCTCAACGGTTTAACCACCGGCGCAGTCTATGCTTTGATTGCGCTGGGGTTGACCTTGATCTATGGTGTGCTGCACATCATTAACTTTGCGCACGGGGCCTCGCTCATGATGGCGCTGTATGGCGTGTATGCGCTCAAAGAAAGGTGGGGTGTGGACCCTTATGTGGCTTTGCCTTTCATGGTGCCTGCCATGTTTGTGCTGGGCTATGGCATGCAGCGTTTGATCATCAACCGGGCCAGTCACGGCAAAGATGAAAACATCTTGCTGGTGACTTTGGGTTTGTCCATCGTGATGGAAAACTTGGCCTTGTTGTTTTTCAAATCAGACACGCGCACCATCGACACGGCCTACACCTTGAGCACAGTGGCCATTGGGCCGGAGGCTGTGCAGGTGATGGTGTCCTTGCCTAAATTGGTGGCCTTTGCAGGTGCGCTGGTGGTGTCTGCATTGCTGATCGTGATTTTGCAGCGCACGGATTTAGGCCGTGCCATACGTGCTGTGGCCAAAGAAAAACAAGGCGCACGTTTGATGGGCATTGATGTGGAACACGTCTATGCCATGTGCTTTGGTTTGGGCTTGGCCTGTTTGGGCGCCGCTGCATGCTTCTTGTTGCCCGCTTATTACGTCAACCCCCAAGTCGGCAACGGCTTTGTGTTGGTGGCCTTTACGGTGGTGGTGTTGGGTGGCATGGGCAGTTTTGCGGGCGCCTTGTTGGGCGGGCTGCTGATTGGTGTGGTGGAGTCTTTTGGCGGTTTGTTCTTGGGCGAGTCCTTGGGGCAGGTCGGTATTTTTGTGATCTTCATCGCCGTGTTGTTGTTGCGACCTCAAGGTCTGTTTGGGGCGAAGACATGA
- a CDS encoding branched-chain amino acid ABC transporter permease → MNQLFKDLLSIALFVALVAVIPVLTESGVTLNFVMMALFACLIAQAWNVLGGFGGQFSFGHALFFGTGAYFQAIAQMSWGWNPWLALPCAMLAAGLVGAWVGALSFRYGLKGSYFALITLAFAEVFRIVSLSVPFTGAGVGLMLPLKESWTNMQFGSRAGYVWLILGLVTLALCVTAYLRNARFGAYLQAVRDNEDAARAVGVNPFHVKTWATVISGALMGSAGAFYVQVFQYIDPGIGFGSHTSVEALVGAIVGGMGTLWGPVLGAVVLHVLADMTRNLFGQMPGINMVIYGAVLIVIVMFLPRGIAGLSDYLPKSWRRHD, encoded by the coding sequence ATGAATCAATTGTTCAAAGACTTGTTGAGCATTGCCCTGTTTGTAGCGCTGGTGGCGGTGATCCCTGTGTTGACTGAATCGGGGGTCACGCTGAACTTTGTGATGATGGCGCTTTTTGCTTGTTTGATTGCCCAAGCTTGGAATGTGCTGGGTGGCTTTGGCGGACAGTTTTCATTTGGTCACGCTTTGTTTTTTGGTACGGGCGCCTACTTTCAAGCCATTGCACAAATGAGTTGGGGGTGGAACCCTTGGTTGGCTTTGCCTTGTGCCATGTTGGCTGCAGGTTTGGTGGGCGCCTGGGTTGGCGCACTGTCTTTCAGGTATGGCTTGAAGGGCTCTTACTTTGCCTTGATCACCTTGGCTTTTGCTGAAGTCTTTCGCATCGTGTCACTGTCGGTGCCTTTCACGGGCGCAGGTGTTGGTTTGATGTTGCCCTTGAAAGAGTCTTGGACCAACATGCAATTCGGTTCGCGCGCCGGTTATGTTTGGTTGATTTTGGGTTTGGTCACTTTGGCTTTGTGCGTCACCGCCTATTTGCGCAACGCCAGGTTCGGTGCTTATTTGCAGGCTGTGCGCGACAACGAAGATGCAGCGCGGGCTGTGGGGGTCAACCCCTTTCATGTCAAAACATGGGCCACTGTGATCTCTGGTGCTTTGATGGGCTCAGCGGGTGCTTTTTATGTTCAAGTGTTTCAGTACATCGATCCCGGCATTGGCTTTGGCTCGCACACATCTGTCGAGGCTTTGGTGGGTGCCATTGTGGGCGGTATGGGCACCTTGTGGGGGCCTGTTTTAGGTGCAGTGGTTTTGCATGTGCTGGCCGATATGACGCGCAACTTGTTTGGCCAGATGCCTGGCATCAACATGGTGATCTACGGCGCGGTGTTGATTGTGATTGTGATGTTCTTACCGCGCGGCATTGCCGGTTTGAGCGACTACTTGCCCAAGTCTTGGAGACGTCATGACTAA
- a CDS encoding gamma-glutamylcyclotransferase family protein, producing MISRKPPFAENELLFVYGTLLSGLSNHHHMQGATCLGPATMQGALFDLGDYPAMKLLGDRAAPLGTVLGELYKIEASQWQRLDDLEEVDPESMANSMYLRVTADVTWLATESPQAVRAQVYVYNWSLEGRPPIKNGDFRRHISLKKA from the coding sequence ATGATTTCGCGCAAGCCACCCTTTGCTGAAAACGAATTGCTTTTTGTCTACGGTACTTTGTTGTCTGGCCTCAGCAATCACCACCACATGCAAGGTGCAACTTGCCTTGGACCGGCCACGATGCAGGGTGCTTTGTTCGATTTGGGGGACTACCCGGCCATGAAGTTGCTGGGTGACAGGGCTGCGCCGCTGGGAACAGTGCTGGGGGAGTTGTACAAAATTGAAGCGTCTCAGTGGCAGCGGTTGGACGATCTAGAAGAAGTTGATCCTGAATCGATGGCGAATTCCATGTACTTGCGCGTCACAGCCGATGTGACTTGGCTCGCAACTGAATCGCCCCAAGCAGTGCGCGCGCAAGTCTATGTCTACAACTGGTCCTTAGAGGGCAGACCTCCAATCAAAAATGGCGACTTTCGTCGCCATATTTCACTCAAAAAAGCTTAG
- a CDS encoding ABC transporter ATP-binding protein, with product MTKPNALLEVQGVSRSFGGLKAVQNVSLQVPQGSLTALIGPNGAGKTTLFALLSGFLTPDTGRVIFKGQDVTGQAPHLNAKLGMTRTFQIVQPFAAQTVRENIAVGAHLHTASREHALATAEQVAQRVGLADQLDKLASDLTVAGRKRLELARALATAPQLLLLDEVLAGLNPQEIAEMIPVVRAIAASGVTVLMIEHVMQAVMSLAEHVWVLAQGQLIAEGSPAEVTRHPQVIEAYLGHGTAARLRQAEVSA from the coding sequence ATGACTAAGCCAAATGCCTTGTTAGAAGTGCAGGGCGTGAGCCGCTCCTTTGGTGGCTTGAAGGCGGTTCAAAACGTCAGCCTGCAAGTGCCTCAAGGCTCGTTGACGGCCTTGATCGGCCCCAACGGTGCCGGTAAAACCACCTTGTTTGCTTTGCTGTCAGGCTTTTTAACGCCGGACACGGGTCGTGTGATTTTCAAGGGGCAGGACGTTACGGGTCAAGCGCCGCACTTGAATGCCAAATTGGGCATGACGCGCACCTTCCAAATTGTGCAACCCTTTGCCGCACAAACAGTGCGAGAAAACATTGCAGTCGGCGCGCATTTGCACACGGCATCTCGCGAGCACGCTTTGGCAACCGCAGAGCAAGTGGCGCAGCGTGTTGGCTTGGCCGATCAACTCGACAAGCTGGCCAGTGATTTGACAGTGGCGGGACGCAAACGCCTGGAGCTGGCACGTGCCTTAGCCACAGCGCCACAATTGTTGCTGCTCGATGAAGTGTTGGCGGGTTTGAACCCCCAAGAAATTGCAGAAATGATTCCCGTGGTGCGCGCCATTGCAGCATCGGGTGTGACTGTGCTGATGATTGAACACGTGATGCAAGCCGTCATGAGTTTGGCTGAGCATGTGTGGGTGTTGGCGCAAGGGCAATTGATTGCCGAAGGCTCGCCCGCCGAAGTGACACGCCATCCGCAAGTGATTGAAGCCTATTTGGGACACGGTACGGCAGCACGCCTGCGCCAAGCGGAGGTGTCAGCATGA
- a CDS encoding tripartite tricarboxylate transporter substrate binding protein, with protein sequence MKKFFLKLKFCVLACAVVLGSAHAQTSATAPIRILVGAPAGGTTDTMARTLAQAMGQQLGRVVVVENKPGAGGNLAADMVAKAAPDGNTLLMSFTSHAINASLYPSLPFDPIKDFTPLTMVSTSPSVLVAHPSLPVKNVADLVKLAKEKPGQLNFAIGALGSSLHLAGDSFKMKAGVFIVNIPYRGTAPAVQDVLAGQVELMFAAVGNAQAHIKAGKLRALGVTSPKRLPAFPDVQAIGETLPGYESSAWFGLFAPGRMNPDLAKRLSDAARVAIQTPDVKRRIESEGAIPAGNSPQEFSKFVEAEIVRWRSVVQYSGAKPE encoded by the coding sequence ATGAAAAAATTTTTCTTGAAACTGAAATTCTGTGTGTTGGCGTGCGCTGTGGTCTTGGGCAGTGCCCATGCGCAAACCTCTGCTACGGCACCCATTCGCATCTTGGTGGGCGCACCTGCAGGCGGCACTACCGACACCATGGCACGCACTTTGGCGCAGGCGATGGGACAACAATTGGGCCGCGTGGTGGTGGTCGAAAACAAACCGGGCGCAGGCGGTAACTTGGCCGCAGACATGGTGGCAAAAGCGGCACCAGATGGCAATACCTTGTTGATGAGTTTCACCAGCCACGCCATCAATGCGTCACTCTATCCCAGCTTGCCCTTTGACCCCATCAAAGACTTCACACCTTTGACCATGGTCTCCACTTCGCCTTCCGTGCTGGTGGCACATCCCTCTTTGCCTGTGAAAAATGTGGCGGACTTGGTGAAGTTGGCCAAAGAAAAACCAGGGCAGCTGAACTTTGCCATTGGCGCGCTGGGCTCATCTCTTCACTTGGCAGGGGACTCGTTCAAAATGAAAGCAGGGGTCTTCATTGTCAACATTCCTTATCGCGGTACAGCCCCTGCGGTTCAAGATGTGTTGGCGGGGCAAGTGGAATTGATGTTTGCGGCCGTCGGTAACGCGCAAGCGCACATCAAGGCGGGCAAGTTGCGTGCGTTGGGTGTGACCAGCCCCAAGCGCTTGCCAGCCTTCCCCGATGTGCAGGCCATTGGCGAAACACTGCCAGGCTATGAGTCGAGTGCATGGTTTGGTTTGTTTGCACCAGGTCGCATGAACCCCGACTTGGCCAAGCGTTTGAGCGATGCAGCACGCGTGGCGATTCAAACACCCGACGTGAAGCGTCGCATTGAATCTGAAGGCGCCATTCCCGCAGGCAACAGCCCGCAAGAATTCTCCAAATTTGTTGAAGCCGAAATTGTGCGCTGGCGTTCAGTGGTGCAGTACTCTGGAGCTAAACCAGAATGA
- a CDS encoding GntR family transcriptional regulator has translation MNQNLPLPKYHQIYLVLCEQLQEGKFDEGLPGELALMKQFSVARVTVRRALQQMAEEGLIKREPGRGTRPVKRNEVSASKLGGDVSGQGAQQARLTGLLENLVTMGLRTSVKVLSVQTLLAPKEIQDKLKLSATDWVQKAERVRSTREGPLSHMTTWVPSEIAQGFGQRELAQKPILILLEEAGVKVGRAEQTISARLADADMARHLDVPVGSALLSVRRLIYDQQDKPVQWLLGLYRPDRYEYQMQLSRVGSIDAQIWVDKELSANFH, from the coding sequence ATGAACCAAAACCTGCCATTGCCCAAGTACCACCAGATTTATCTGGTGTTGTGCGAGCAATTGCAAGAAGGCAAATTCGACGAGGGTTTGCCTGGCGAGTTAGCGCTGATGAAGCAGTTTTCTGTGGCACGCGTCACGGTGCGTCGTGCGCTTCAGCAGATGGCTGAAGAAGGACTCATCAAACGTGAACCAGGTCGCGGCACGCGTCCCGTGAAACGCAATGAAGTCAGTGCCTCCAAACTCGGTGGTGATGTATCAGGTCAGGGCGCTCAACAAGCTCGCTTGACGGGATTGCTGGAAAACCTGGTCACCATGGGTTTGCGCACCTCCGTGAAGGTGTTGTCCGTGCAAACCTTGCTGGCGCCAAAAGAAATCCAAGACAAACTCAAACTTTCAGCCACAGACTGGGTGCAAAAAGCCGAGCGGGTTCGAAGCACGCGAGAAGGGCCGTTGTCGCACATGACCACCTGGGTACCTTCTGAGATTGCCCAAGGTTTTGGTCAGCGTGAATTGGCGCAAAAACCCATTTTGATCTTGCTGGAAGAGGCGGGCGTCAAAGTGGGCCGCGCAGAGCAAACCATTTCTGCGCGCCTGGCCGATGCCGACATGGCGCGCCACTTGGATGTGCCGGTAGGATCCGCCTTGTTGTCCGTGCGCCGTTTGATTTACGACCAGCAAGACAAACCTGTTCAGTGGTTGCTGGGCTTGTACCGGCCCGACCGTTACGAATACCAAATGCAGTTGTCCCGTGTTGGCAGCATTGACGCCCAAATTTGGGTGGACAAAGAGCTGTCGGCGAATTTTCATTGA
- a CDS encoding 3-isopropylmalate dehydratase large subunit, translating into MSAANISTSLIAKPTGATLAQKLIARAAGREQVSVGEVLTCQVDLAMFHDSSGPRRLKPMLTDIGAQIWDRNKVVLVLDHYVPAQDADSQKIVQVTRDVAKEWQLPHVIDSEGICHVVLPERGHLKPGYFCVGGDSHSPTGGAFGTYMFGIGATEMLGVVATGEIWVQVPQTLRMVWSGALQKGVCAKDMMLHMIGKFGMNGGNYQAVEFAGDTVRGLGMQERMTLSNMSAEMGAQVGLIAADDVTTNYLKSVGVTDAQLEASHFFQTDEDADCQRFEFDASQLSPQVAAPHSPENTKPVAAFANIKPTVAYIGACTGAKLADLRAAAEVLKGRKVAAGVQLLVAPASARDQAQAAREGVMQILTDAGASVLPNACGACAGYGGTFQEGATVISSTARNFQGRMGPASVQVYLASPWTVAAAAVTGHISDVREVLS; encoded by the coding sequence ATGAGTGCTGCCAACATTTCTACCAGCTTGATTGCCAAGCCGACTGGCGCCACTTTGGCGCAAAAGTTGATTGCGCGCGCAGCAGGTCGTGAACAGGTCAGTGTGGGTGAGGTGCTGACGTGCCAAGTGGATTTGGCCATGTTCCACGATTCATCTGGGCCTCGTCGCCTCAAGCCGATGCTGACCGACATCGGTGCGCAAATTTGGGACCGCAACAAAGTGGTCTTGGTGCTGGACCACTATGTGCCCGCCCAAGATGCAGACTCGCAAAAAATTGTTCAAGTCACACGTGACGTGGCCAAAGAATGGCAACTGCCCCACGTGATTGACTCTGAAGGCATCTGCCATGTGGTGTTGCCAGAGCGTGGTCATTTGAAACCTGGTTACTTTTGTGTGGGCGGCGATTCGCATTCACCAACTGGCGGCGCCTTTGGCACTTACATGTTTGGCATCGGTGCAACCGAAATGTTGGGCGTGGTGGCCACCGGCGAAATCTGGGTGCAAGTACCGCAAACGCTGCGCATGGTGTGGTCAGGTGCTTTGCAAAAAGGCGTCTGTGCCAAAGACATGATGCTGCACATGATTGGCAAGTTTGGTATGAACGGTGGCAACTACCAGGCGGTAGAGTTTGCCGGTGATACGGTGCGAGGTTTGGGCATGCAAGAGCGCATGACCCTTTCCAACATGAGCGCAGAAATGGGCGCGCAAGTGGGCCTGATAGCAGCCGATGACGTGACCACAAACTACTTGAAGTCGGTGGGCGTGACAGATGCACAGTTGGAGGCCAGTCATTTTTTTCAAACCGATGAAGATGCCGACTGTCAGCGTTTTGAGTTTGATGCGTCGCAACTCAGCCCTCAGGTGGCCGCGCCGCACAGTCCAGAAAACACGAAGCCAGTGGCCGCATTTGCCAACATTAAACCCACAGTGGCTTACATCGGCGCCTGCACTGGCGCCAAGTTGGCCGATTTGCGTGCCGCCGCTGAAGTCTTGAAAGGCCGCAAAGTTGCGGCTGGTGTTCAATTGCTGGTCGCCCCCGCCAGTGCCCGTGATCAAGCGCAAGCAGCACGCGAAGGTGTGATGCAAATTTTGACCGATGCGGGCGCCAGTGTGCTCCCCAATGCCTGCGGTGCCTGTGCAGGCTACGGCGGTACGTTTCAGGAAGGTGCCACGGTCATTTCCAGTACGGCGCGTAACTTTCAAGGTCGCATGGGTCCCGCCAGTGTGCAAGTGTATTTGGCCTCGCCTTGGACTGTGGCTGCTGCGGCAGTGACGGGTCACATCTCTGATGTGCGCGAGGTGTTGTCATGA
- a CDS encoding ABC transporter substrate-binding protein, translating into MTTRRHFMSQTAAAASVMSFPLIAGAQAKTVKVGVLHPVTGALAYSGQQCRLGALMAIEDINKAGGIKSLGGAKIEAVLGDAQSSPQAGTAEIEKMNEAGVSAVVGAFASAICLATTQAAAKYNLPHVVDVGVADQIVERGLKNTFRFGPGYKKCAEVAVANLHVLNTAAGKPARSVMIIHEESLFGTGTANLLSKELPGYGYDVKEVIKHANPTRDFNNIALRIKQVNPDIVIPANYYNEYALLVRTMQQQKITPKAIYSVLGGAASSYKFVKEFPEAANGIIDCNHWFNPRDKRSLELKKRVEAQGQFFSYEVFMTYTAMTLLADAIERAKSTDRAAIIDALSKSTFSNHIMPYGATQFVNGQNMGAQPLMTQVVKGDIKVIVPRDYREVEPIFPLKA; encoded by the coding sequence ATGACCACACGTCGTCACTTTATGAGCCAGACCGCTGCAGCGGCTTCTGTCATGTCCTTCCCTTTGATTGCTGGCGCGCAAGCCAAGACAGTCAAAGTGGGTGTGTTGCATCCTGTCACAGGTGCTCTGGCGTATTCAGGACAGCAGTGCCGTTTGGGCGCACTGATGGCCATTGAAGACATCAACAAAGCGGGCGGCATCAAGTCATTGGGCGGCGCCAAAATTGAAGCGGTGTTGGGGGATGCCCAATCGAGCCCACAAGCCGGTACTGCTGAAATTGAAAAGATGAACGAAGCTGGCGTGAGCGCTGTGGTGGGTGCCTTTGCATCGGCCATTTGTTTGGCGACAACGCAAGCAGCGGCCAAGTACAACTTGCCCCACGTGGTGGACGTCGGTGTGGCCGATCAAATTGTGGAACGTGGTTTGAAAAACACCTTCCGCTTCGGTCCTGGTTACAAAAAATGTGCGGAAGTGGCTGTGGCCAATTTGCACGTGCTCAACACAGCCGCTGGCAAACCAGCTCGCAGCGTGATGATCATTCACGAAGAGTCTTTGTTTGGCACAGGTACCGCCAACTTGTTGTCTAAAGAATTGCCTGGCTACGGCTACGACGTGAAAGAAGTGATCAAGCACGCCAACCCCACGCGCGACTTCAACAACATTGCCTTGCGCATCAAGCAAGTCAACCCTGACATCGTGATTCCTGCCAACTACTACAACGAGTACGCTTTGTTGGTTCGCACGATGCAGCAGCAAAAAATCACACCCAAAGCCATTTACTCGGTCTTGGGCGGCGCAGCTTCCAGCTACAAGTTTGTCAAAGAATTCCCAGAAGCCGCCAACGGCATCATCGATTGCAACCACTGGTTCAACCCCCGCGACAAGCGTTCTTTGGAATTGAAAAAACGTGTGGAAGCGCAAGGTCAGTTCTTCAGCTACGAGGTGTTCATGACCTACACCGCCATGACTTTGCTGGCTGATGCCATTGAGCGCGCCAAGTCAACAGACCGTGCGGCCATCATCGATGCTTTGAGCAAGAGCACTTTCTCCAATCACATCATGCCCTACGGCGCGACACAGTTTGTGAACGGCCAGAACATGGGTGCGCAACCTTTGATGACGCAAGTGGTTAAGGGTGACATCAAGGTGATCGTGCCTCGTGACTACCGCGAAGTGGAACCGATCTTTCCTTTGAAGGCATAA
- the miaB gene encoding tRNA (N6-isopentenyl adenosine(37)-C2)-methylthiotransferase MiaB: MSKKVFIKTFGCQMNEYDSDKMADVMKAAEGYEPTQDVEEADLILFNTCSVRERAQEKVFSDLGRVKHLKERGVLIGVGGCVASQEGADIIKRAPYVDVVFGPQTLHRLPELLAARSAKKRPQVDITFPEIEKFDHLPPAKMDGPTAFVSIMEGCSKYCSYCVVPYTRGEEVSRPFEDVLVEVAGLAEQGVREITLLGQNVNAYRGKMGDTAEIADFALLIEYVADIPGIERIRYTTSHPNEFTQRLIDVYDKVPKLVSHLHLPVQHGSDKILMAMKRGYTAMEYKSTIRKLRAIRPDMAMSSDFIVGFPGETDEDFNKMMKLIDDVGYDTSFSFIFSPRPGTPAANLPDDTPHDVKLKRLHHLQATIEANVKRIGDSRLNTVQRILVERPARKDATEMAGRTECNRVVNFPAGPNGMRLVGQMVDVRINTALSHSLRGDLVLPE; encoded by the coding sequence GTGAGCAAAAAAGTATTTATCAAAACCTTCGGTTGCCAAATGAACGAGTACGACTCGGACAAAATGGCCGATGTCATGAAAGCTGCCGAGGGCTACGAGCCCACCCAAGACGTCGAAGAGGCCGACCTCATTTTGTTCAACACCTGCTCGGTGCGTGAACGCGCCCAAGAAAAAGTCTTCAGCGATTTAGGTCGCGTCAAGCACCTTAAAGAACGGGGTGTGCTGATTGGCGTAGGCGGCTGTGTGGCCAGCCAAGAAGGCGCCGACATCATCAAACGCGCTCCTTATGTCGACGTGGTGTTTGGCCCGCAAACTTTGCACCGCCTGCCCGAACTTTTGGCGGCACGCAGCGCCAAAAAACGTCCGCAAGTGGACATCACCTTTCCTGAAATTGAAAAGTTCGATCACTTGCCACCGGCCAAGATGGACGGCCCCACGGCCTTCGTGTCCATCATGGAAGGTTGCAGCAAATATTGCAGCTATTGCGTGGTGCCTTACACCCGCGGTGAAGAAGTCAGCCGACCCTTTGAAGACGTGTTGGTCGAAGTCGCCGGCTTGGCTGAGCAAGGCGTGCGCGAAATTACCTTGCTGGGTCAAAACGTCAATGCCTACCGCGGCAAGATGGGCGACACCGCCGAGATTGCCGACTTTGCGCTGCTGATTGAATACGTGGCCGACATTCCCGGCATCGAGCGCATTCGCTACACCACCAGCCATCCCAACGAATTCACACAGCGCCTGATCGATGTGTACGACAAGGTGCCCAAGTTGGTCAGCCATTTGCACCTGCCCGTGCAACACGGCTCTGACAAAATTTTGATGGCCATGAAACGCGGCTACACCGCGATGGAATACAAAAGCACCATTCGCAAACTGCGCGCCATTCGCCCCGACATGGCCATGAGCAGCGACTTCATTGTGGGCTTCCCTGGCGAAACCGACGAAGACTTCAACAAGATGATGAAGCTGATTGACGATGTGGGCTACGACACCAGCTTCAGTTTTATCTTCAGCCCACGTCCCGGCACACCTGCAGCCAACTTGCCTGATGACACCCCGCACGATGTGAAGCTCAAACGTCTGCACCATTTGCAAGCCACCATTGAAGCCAACGTCAAACGCATTGGCGACAGCCGCTTGAACACGGTGCAACGCATTTTGGTCGAGCGCCCTGCGCGCAAAGACGCCACTGAAATGGCGGGACGCACCGAATGCAATCGCGTGGTCAACTTCCCTGCCGGCCCCAATGGCATGCGCTTGGTGGGTCAGATGGTGGATGTGCGCATCAACACAGCGCTGTCACATTCTTTGCGCGGTGACTTGGTGTTGCCTGAATAA
- a CDS encoding DUF2889 domain-containing protein gives MALPSPAPRKLSHTRTVVYSGFERKDGLWDIEAALTDVKTYNFVIPSQGPLEAGQPIHGLNIRLTVDDQFKIHEVITDMAHIPHPECDRAPLNMHKLVGCTLGSGWRKTIEAHLGGVAGCTHLREMLFNMATAAYQTIPSARQFRAQQAGLPEHVPTTPPPHVGKCMSWAFDGPVVERYYPMFYRKPEAT, from the coding sequence TTGGCACTGCCATCTCCTGCACCCCGCAAACTGTCACACACCCGAACCGTGGTCTATTCAGGCTTTGAGCGGAAAGATGGCTTGTGGGACATCGAAGCCGCCCTGACCGATGTCAAAACCTACAACTTCGTCATCCCCAGCCAAGGCCCCTTGGAAGCAGGACAGCCGATCCATGGTTTGAACATCCGCTTGACGGTGGACGACCAATTCAAAATTCACGAAGTGATCACCGACATGGCACACATTCCCCATCCAGAATGTGACCGAGCCCCTCTCAACATGCACAAGCTGGTCGGCTGCACTTTGGGTTCTGGTTGGCGCAAAACCATTGAAGCCCATCTGGGGGGCGTTGCAGGCTGCACCCATTTGCGTGAAATGTTGTTCAACATGGCCACCGCGGCTTATCAGACCATCCCTTCTGCGCGCCAATTCAGAGCGCAACAAGCAGGACTGCCAGAGCACGTGCCCACCACACCGCCGCCGCACGTGGGCAAGTGCATGTCATGGGCCTTTGATGGCCCGGTGGTCGAGCGTTATTACCCCATGTTTTACAGAAAACCCGAAGCGACGTAA